The genome window AATTTTAATCTAAGCGAATAAAATAGTATACACACTGTTTTTAATAGAAGTATAAGTAAACAAAATAAAGGATTAATAAATAATTTCAAATTATCTATTGGCAGTGATATATTAATTCTAATATATTTACCACATCATGTATTGTTATACATCGCTTAACGTACATCAAACTAAAAATTTTGCCTTAGACAAATTTTTTCTAGTTTTCATTATTAAATAAAAATTATATTGCTACACTTGGAAAAAACAACTTTCATCACAATGAACATAATGTTCAATTTGTTCAAGTGTTACGCTTTTTGTAGCACATACTATATACAACAAATCAACCATCACAATTTTATTAGAAAATATTGCAATTATTTTTGTAAGAAAATAGGTACAATTCATTAAAAAAACAGAATTATTTTTATGAAATAAATTTTGAAAAGGTACTGCATAAAATATTGGAACAAAAATATGTTACATTAAACTTAAAAATCATACATTAATATTCAATAAAATATTTTTCTTTAAATTGATAAATAAAATAAAAATTATAAATAATAATATTCAATTTTTAAAATATATTATTTGGAAAAAATTATGTTCACAGAAAAAACTCATAAAGAAGATATGCCTGTACATTTACTAAAGAAAATAATGCAAGCACGAAAAATGTTTAAAGATAAAGGAATAAAAAAGTCAGGATATAATCAATTTCAAAAATTTTCATATTACGAACTTAAAGATATAATTCCTGAAGCTATAGAAATTTGTCTAGAATTAAATATAGCAACACAATTTACCTATGAATATAATCGTTATGTTCTTAGAGTATATGACTTAGATAATTTAGAGGAAATTGAATTTTCCATGCCCGGTAAAGAATTACCTAATGAGGGAAATGTAAATAATCAATTACAAAATATAGGCAAAGTACAAACATATACTCGTCGTTATTTATATATGCAATTCTTAGATATTACAGAAAATGATGTGGTAGATGCAAGTAAACCTAAAAAGAGTTATAAATATCCAATAAGTTAGGTGTTTTTATGGTAGTTGAAGAAGTTTGTGCAGGTAAACTAGTGGATCGTAAATCACAGTTTTATGCACATTTATATAAAATTAGTAATTTAGAATCAGATGTTTTAGAGATACAAAAAATTCATAACAAAAAATATAAAAAAGCAGCTCATCATTGTTATGCTGCATTATGTGGTAATGATGAAGATTCACGTAATGATGGTGAAGTAGGTTCTCCTGGTCGTGTATTACTAGAATTATTACATGAATATAAACTTGATGGTTACATGATTATGATTTCACGTAAATTTGGTGGTATTAAATTAGGTCAGGGCGGGGTTGCACGTGCATTTAGAAATACTGGACGTGGTGTTATAGAATCCTATTTATCTAGTCAAAAAGAATAGAATTTTTTATTTTCTAAAAAAAGGATGGAGGTTAGTAGTAGAAATAATCATCTTCATCTTCTTTTATATTAGTTTCATATTTTTTATACTGATTATTTCCATTTTTCTTATTTCTTGATTTTCTATAATTAGTGTTATCTGAGTAATCATTGTAGTATTCATTGTACTGTCTTTTATTTCTTAAATGTTTATCTACATTATTATCCACATAACTCTTATTAGAATAATGATATAATTCTTTTTTATTATCTTTAATTTCACTAGGTACTGTAAGAACAGTGTATAAAATGGATATAATTATTGCTATATTTACATATTCTCTTATTGAACTGAATAATGAATATAATAATGAAGCATGTACATTAGTATCTGCATAACCCATAATTAATTCAATTATTCCTACTATAATTAGTATAATTCCATGATGTGTTCCTAATTTTTTAGAAACTAGAGGATATATACCCATTACAATTAAAGCATAACCTATTGTTCTAAGTAAAGTCCAATTAGTAATTGATTCTAAACCTAAAAATATATCATATGGTATAATACCTATAGCACCTAAGAAGTGAATAAGTTCTATAATTAATATCACTACTAATGGGAATAAGAAAAGTGCTCTTGTACTAATATGTGATTCACTTTGTTTTTGAGTTCTATCATATTTTGGATAAGAAGTCCCTCGTTGATAATTATTCCTTGTAGAGTGGTTATTTATTTCAAAAGAATGATATTCATCAGTTTTATCGAATTCAGATATTTTATCTTTAACAGGTTCTTTGAAATATGTTTTTAGAAACTCTGCAATAATAGATGATACAACAGATCCTATAATAGTTCCACTAATACCCATTACTGATGTGAGTACTGCAACAATTCCAGAAATAAGTCCTAATATTAAGATATCTGAAATTTGTGATTTTGATGCCATTAAATTTCACTTCCTTAATATAAATTATTCATTCTTAAGTTTCAATATATATTTTTCATAATTAATAAATTATTTGAAAAAAAAATATATGTCTAAGTTAATCATTTAAAAAAAAAGGGGGGGGAACTACTTAATTCAAGTTAATAAAAAAAAATAGTTTGGAGATAAGTTAGTTATTTTTTATTTATAATATCCTTCTTCTTCTGGAATAAAATCATCTTTAGTTAAATTTCCCATATCTTTAAATTCTAAAGCATTTAATTTATATTGTTCTAATGAAGTTAATTGTTTTTCTTCTTCTTTTCCAATGAGAGTTAATTCCATATTAATATATTTATAATAACTTTTATTTTCTGAATTTGGAGGTAAATCTACTATTTTCAATAATAACCTCTCATTTATTCATATAATTTTAAATATTGTTTTAATTATTAATTATAATAATTATCTAAAGGATATTTTATTTATATATACATATATTTGTAATTAATAACTTCAATAAAATTAGTTTGTTTAAATTTTAAAAGTAGTGTTTAAATTTACAGATTAAAAATGAAAAATAAAATAATTACATTAAAATTAAATATAGTTCTTTGAAAAGTGCAGGAGATGGGATTCGAACCCACGTAGGCCTACGCCAGAGGATCTTAAGTCCACCCCCTTTGGCCAGCTCGGGCACCCCTGCATATAAAAAATTAGTTATTGTTTTTCATTTATACTTTTTTTACAGAATAAATTAAGCCTTAGGGGGGAATTGAACCCTCGACCTATGCCTTACCAAGGCATCGCTCTACCCCTGAGCCACTAAGGCAATTTTTAGTTAAATTAGTTTCTTTAATAAGTGCAGGAGATGGGATTCGAACCCACGTAGGCCTACGCCAGAGGATCTTAAGTCCACCCCCTTTGGCCAGCTCGGGCACCCCTGCATATAAAAAAATTTTAGTTTTTAAATAATTACGTTCTAACCCATATTAGAACAATATTATATTTTAATTAAGTTATATATATACTTTATGCATATCTTATGAAATAAAAATAAATTCAATTAAAAACACATACACATACATTTTTGCAATATTTTCAATAAAATAAGATGGACTATAAAACAAGTTTATAACATAGTAATTTATGTTTTTTAACACATAAATTATTATAATTTATACCAATAATCAATAACTCCAACACGCCTAATTATTCTTATAAACATGAAACTCATTATATTGTAATATAAAATAAGTAAATTTAATATTACTGTAAAAATATATTTACTAACTAACTTGACTAGATAAAATTTTTCATAAACAGTGAGCTAAACTATGCCTAAGAACATAAAAAATAACACATTAAAAGAAATTCTCGATATTATAT of Methanosphaera sp. WGK6 contains these proteins:
- a CDS encoding ERF family protein gives rise to the protein MFTEKTHKEDMPVHLLKKIMQARKMFKDKGIKKSGYNQFQKFSYYELKDIIPEAIEICLELNIATQFTYEYNRYVLRVYDLDNLEEIEFSMPGKELPNEGNVNNQLQNIGKVQTYTRRYLYMQFLDITENDVVDASKPKKSYKYPIS
- a CDS encoding YigZ family protein; this encodes MVVEEVCAGKLVDRKSQFYAHLYKISNLESDVLEIQKIHNKKYKKAAHHCYAALCGNDEDSRNDGEVGSPGRVLLELLHEYKLDGYMIMISRKFGGIKLGQGGVARAFRNTGRGVIESYLSSQKE